A genomic window from Indioceanicola profundi includes:
- a CDS encoding heme-binding protein produces MGAFGSSAAQADCKNLPTHSDLQAALRKSVAPTGGPENGGFELHMWASIVDRDGTVCAVAFSGNSPGDQWPGSRVISAQKANTANAFSLGGFALSTANLYSATQPGGSLFGLQESNPVDPDVAYAGSSANFGTQRDPMVGKRIGGVNVFGGGLGLYRGTGVVGGLGVSGDSSCADHNVAWRVREALRLAAVPAGPSPNNDDGIVYDIGLPDPFVHADTRRGRGRPHFPLPTHPASASGWGHPVCAGDEVEVAVSIGAGVGPED; encoded by the coding sequence ATGGGAGCGTTCGGATCTTCGGCCGCGCAGGCGGATTGCAAGAACCTGCCGACGCATTCGGACCTTCAGGCCGCGCTGAGGAAGAGCGTCGCGCCCACGGGCGGGCCGGAGAATGGCGGCTTCGAACTGCACATGTGGGCAAGCATTGTGGACCGTGATGGAACGGTGTGCGCTGTCGCCTTCTCAGGCAACAGCCCAGGCGACCAGTGGCCGGGCAGCCGGGTAATCTCCGCCCAGAAGGCTAATACCGCCAACGCCTTCAGTCTGGGCGGCTTCGCCCTGTCCACGGCCAATCTCTACAGTGCGACCCAGCCCGGCGGATCGCTGTTCGGGTTGCAGGAAAGCAATCCGGTCGACCCGGATGTGGCCTATGCAGGTTCCTCCGCCAATTTCGGTACGCAGCGTGATCCCATGGTCGGAAAGCGGATCGGCGGGGTGAATGTGTTCGGCGGCGGGCTCGGACTTTACCGCGGCACCGGGGTTGTCGGGGGGCTTGGCGTCAGCGGCGACTCTTCCTGCGCCGATCACAATGTGGCATGGCGGGTGCGGGAAGCGCTGAGGCTGGCCGCGGTGCCTGCCGGCCCAAGCCCGAACAACGACGACGGCATCGTTTATGATATCGGGCTTCCGGACCCGTTCGTTCACGCCGATACCCGTCGTGGACGCGGACGGCCCCATTTTCCGCTGCCGACGCACCCTGCCAGCGCCAGCGGCTGGGGGCATCCGGTCTGCGCCGGTGATGAGGTGGAAGTCGCTGTCAGCATCGGGGCCGGCGTAGGACCGGAGGATTGA